From one Sphingomonas xanthus genomic stretch:
- a CDS encoding copper resistance protein B, translated as MIRASLLLAATTLAPPALAQHSGHPSGASPAPATSCTPEHAAMGHCKMPEPAPKSAPPTCTPEHAAMGHCKLPEGHASLPSEPAAIVCTPEHAAMGHCKLPEPAAEPVPAAPAATTSCQPEHAAMGHCEPAAVDPHAGHDMGAAQQVEIPVRPAPAEALAGPADAADAVWGSDAMARGRSILRKEHGDMTVAKLLIDRAEQQFRKGRDGYVVDAQGWIGGDIDKLWLKTEVEGDWGRKVEEAEVQALWSHAIGPWFDLQAGLRGDFGEGPNRTHLALGVQGLLPYWVEVDGALFLSSKGEVTARAEAEYDLRITQKLIVQPRVEAGLSAQKVGELGLGSGLTDAALGVRLRYEISPLFAPYAGVDYERAFGATRDYRRAHGERGGGLNLVVGIRTWF; from the coding sequence ATGATCCGCGCCTCCCTCCTCCTCGCGGCAACCACGCTCGCGCCTCCGGCCCTGGCCCAGCATAGCGGCCATCCGAGTGGGGCAAGTCCCGCTCCCGCCACAAGCTGCACGCCCGAACATGCAGCGATGGGGCACTGCAAGATGCCCGAACCGGCGCCCAAATCGGCGCCTCCGACCTGCACCCCCGAACATGCGGCAATGGGGCATTGCAAATTGCCGGAAGGCCATGCCTCATTGCCCTCCGAGCCGGCGGCCATTGTCTGCACTCCCGAACATGCCGCCATGGGTCACTGCAAGTTGCCCGAGCCAGCGGCCGAACCCGTGCCTGCGGCACCCGCCGCCACCACATCCTGTCAGCCGGAACATGCGGCGATGGGCCATTGCGAGCCGGCGGCGGTCGATCCGCATGCAGGCCATGACATGGGCGCAGCGCAGCAGGTCGAGATCCCGGTCCGGCCGGCGCCCGCCGAGGCGCTGGCGGGTCCTGCCGATGCGGCGGATGCGGTTTGGGGCAGCGATGCCATGGCCCGGGGACGCAGCATCCTTCGCAAAGAACATGGCGACATGACCGTCGCGAAACTTCTTATCGACCGTGCGGAACAGCAATTTCGCAAGGGCCGCGACGGCTATGTCGTCGATGCCCAAGGCTGGATCGGCGGCGATATCGACAAGCTGTGGCTGAAAACCGAGGTCGAGGGCGATTGGGGCCGCAAGGTCGAAGAGGCAGAGGTCCAGGCGCTCTGGAGCCATGCGATCGGCCCCTGGTTCGACCTCCAGGCTGGACTTCGCGGTGATTTCGGAGAGGGCCCCAACCGGACCCACCTCGCGCTGGGCGTGCAGGGCCTGTTGCCCTATTGGGTCGAGGTAGACGGTGCCTTGTTTCTGTCATCCAAGGGCGAAGTGACCGCGCGCGCCGAGGCCGAATATGACCTTCGCATTACCCAGAAGCTGATCGTGCAGCCACGGGTGGAAGCCGGCCTGTCGGCGCAAAAAGTCGGGGAGCTTGGTCTCGGCAGCGGGCTGACCGACGCCGCACTGGGCGTCCGTCTCCGCTATGAAATCTCGCCCCTGTTCGCGCCCTATGCCGGGGTAGATTATGAACGCGCATTCGGTGCGACACGGGACTATCGCCGGGCGCACGGCGAACGTGGAGGCGGCCTCAACTTGGTCGTCGGAATCCGCACCTGGTTTTGA
- the hutU gene encoding urocanate hydratase, with protein MALERIRNSAAIRARRGSDIKARHWTTEAAVRMLMNNLDAEVAEDPQSLVVYGGIGRAARNWACYDRIVETLERLEEDQTLLIQSGKPVGVFRTHSDAPRVLLANSNLVPKWANWEKFNELDRKGLMMYGQMTAGSWIYIGSQGIVQGTYETFAEMGRQHFGGDLKGKWILTGGLGGMGGAQPLAAVMAGAHCIAVEVQESSIQKRLDTRYLDHRATSIDEALEIIARATEPTSIGLLGNCAEVLPEMVRRGIRPDAVTDQTSAHDPANGYCPAGWSVARWIETREKDPEALAAAARRSMAVHVQAMLDFQKMGIPTFDYGNNIRQEAFNEGLADAFAFPGFVPAYVRPLFCRGVGPFRWAALSGDPADIAKTDAKVKELIPDDAHLHRWLDMAAERIAFQGLPARICWVGLGQRHRLGLAFNEMVRTGELSAPIVIGRDHLDSGSVASPNRETEAMQDGSDAVSDWPLLNALLNTASGATWVSLHHGGGVGMGYSQHSGVVIVADGTEDADRRLERVLWNDPATGVMRHADAGYEAAIDCAKEQGLDLPMVTG; from the coding sequence GTGGCATTAGAACGGATCCGAAACTCCGCAGCGATTCGCGCGCGGCGGGGAAGCGACATCAAGGCCAGGCATTGGACTACCGAGGCGGCTGTCCGGATGCTGATGAACAACCTCGATGCGGAAGTCGCCGAAGATCCGCAGTCGCTGGTCGTCTACGGAGGGATTGGTCGCGCGGCCCGCAACTGGGCTTGCTATGACAGGATCGTCGAGACGCTGGAACGACTGGAGGAAGACCAGACGCTGCTGATCCAGTCGGGCAAGCCGGTGGGCGTGTTCCGCACCCACAGCGATGCGCCGCGCGTCCTGCTCGCCAATTCGAATCTGGTGCCCAAATGGGCGAACTGGGAGAAATTCAACGAGCTCGATCGCAAGGGCCTGATGATGTACGGCCAGATGACCGCAGGCTCGTGGATCTATATCGGCAGCCAGGGCATCGTACAGGGCACCTACGAGACATTCGCGGAAATGGGCCGTCAGCATTTCGGCGGCGACCTGAAAGGCAAGTGGATCCTGACCGGGGGTCTTGGCGGAATGGGCGGCGCGCAGCCGCTGGCCGCGGTGATGGCTGGCGCGCACTGCATCGCGGTCGAAGTGCAGGAAAGCTCGATCCAGAAGCGGCTCGATACCCGCTATCTCGACCATCGCGCGACTAGCATCGACGAAGCACTTGAGATCATCGCCAGGGCTACCGAACCGACCAGCATCGGGTTGCTTGGCAATTGCGCCGAGGTCCTGCCGGAAATGGTCCGCCGGGGGATCCGTCCCGACGCGGTCACCGACCAGACCAGCGCGCATGATCCGGCCAACGGCTATTGCCCGGCCGGGTGGAGCGTCGCCCGTTGGATCGAGACGCGCGAAAAGGATCCGGAAGCGCTTGCCGCCGCCGCCCGCCGCTCGATGGCGGTTCATGTCCAGGCGATGCTCGATTTCCAGAAGATGGGTATCCCCACCTTCGATTATGGCAACAATATCCGGCAGGAAGCCTTCAACGAGGGGCTCGCCGACGCTTTCGCCTTCCCGGGCTTCGTCCCGGCCTATGTCCGCCCCTTATTCTGCCGCGGTGTCGGTCCGTTTCGCTGGGCGGCGCTGTCGGGCGATCCCGCCGACATCGCCAAAACCGATGCCAAGGTTAAAGAGCTGATCCCCGACGATGCCCACCTCCACCGCTGGCTCGACATGGCGGCCGAGCGGATCGCCTTCCAGGGCCTGCCGGCGCGGATCTGCTGGGTCGGCCTCGGCCAGCGCCACCGTCTTGGCCTTGCCTTCAACGAGATGGTCCGAACCGGCGAACTCAGCGCCCCGATCGTCATCGGCCGCGACCATCTCGATAGCGGCAGCGTCGCCTCCCCGAACCGCGAGACCGAAGCGATGCAGGATGGCAGCGATGCAGTTAGCGACTGGCCGCTGCTGAACGCCCTGCTCAACACCGCGTCGGGAGCGACCTGGGTCTCGCTCCACCATGGCGGCGGAGTCGGCATGGGCTATTCGCAGCATTCTGGCGTTGTGATCGTCGCCGACGGTACCGAAGACGCCGACCGACGCCTCGAGCGCGTTCTCTGGAACGACCCGGCCACCGGAGTCATGCGCCATGCGGATGCGGGGTATGAGGCCGCGATCGACTGCGCGAAGGAACAGGGCCTGGACCTGCCCATGGTCACCGGTTGA
- a CDS encoding ester cyclase, whose product MMTLPPAVQNYIEAFNVGDFGQLFAQFTPDAIIHGVLGTFSLEEVAAVWRELHEGMALHLDPRACVVDGNSVAVRFVETGCFRGHFRGLAEHAPTHRTYRINAIEWFQLSDGMIRERWGGRDSASIYAQVLDDR is encoded by the coding sequence ATGATGACGCTTCCGCCCGCCGTGCAGAATTACATCGAAGCGTTCAATGTCGGCGATTTCGGCCAGCTGTTCGCCCAATTCACCCCTGACGCCATCATTCACGGCGTGCTCGGAACTTTTTCCCTTGAAGAGGTCGCTGCGGTGTGGCGCGAATTGCATGAGGGCATGGCACTTCACCTTGACCCCCGAGCCTGCGTGGTGGACGGAAATTCCGTAGCCGTTCGCTTTGTCGAGACCGGCTGTTTTCGCGGTCATTTTCGCGGACTTGCGGAACATGCCCCCACCCATAGGACATACCGCATCAATGCAATCGAATGGTTCCAATTATCGGACGGAATGATCCGGGAGCGATGGGGCGGACGGGATTCCGCCTCCATCTATGCGCAGGTTCTCGATGATCGCTGA
- a CDS encoding putative DNA-binding domain-containing protein, with protein MRPDAHLAVHGAIAGGPDQLVGDMFAGQRAGQLRALRAHANTISHARHVAMEDSYPRTRQFLGLENFHRASAEHLAAQTTLRRPLRQIGAEFAQRLDDPAAADLAEVEWAWLESHGASDEPGLTLDVIRGWSAQSLLETRVRPHPAARFIRLRRPNAFRWDHRIVGDGPWVLVTRPGLEVMVFRAGAGAMRGAGFAAGGATIAELLEADAAATTMLIQRGALTLVPRSTSC; from the coding sequence ATGCGGCCTGACGCTCATCTTGCCGTGCACGGGGCGATCGCCGGGGGGCCCGACCAGCTCGTCGGCGACATGTTCGCGGGTCAGAGGGCAGGGCAGCTTCGCGCCCTTCGCGCCCATGCCAATACGATCAGCCATGCCCGGCATGTCGCCATGGAGGACAGCTACCCTCGCACGCGCCAATTTTTGGGGCTGGAGAATTTCCATCGCGCTTCCGCCGAACATCTGGCCGCCCAAACCACGCTTCGGCGGCCGCTTCGCCAGATAGGAGCGGAATTCGCCCAGCGGCTTGACGATCCCGCCGCTGCCGACCTGGCCGAAGTCGAATGGGCATGGCTAGAAAGTCATGGCGCATCGGACGAGCCTGGCCTGACCCTCGACGTTATTCGCGGCTGGTCCGCGCAATCGCTTCTCGAAACGCGCGTTCGCCCGCATCCGGCGGCCCGTTTCATCCGGCTACGCCGGCCGAACGCCTTTCGTTGGGACCATAGGATCGTGGGAGACGGCCCCTGGGTGCTGGTCACTCGGCCGGGGCTGGAAGTGATGGTCTTCAGGGCCGGTGCCGGGGCAATGCGGGGCGCCGGGTTCGCAGCCGGCGGCGCGACCATCGCCGAGCTGCTTGAGGCTGACGCAGCCGCAACCACGATGCTCATCCAACGCGGCGCCCTGACCCTCGTCCCAAGGAGCACATCATGCTGA
- the hutC gene encoding histidine utilization repressor: protein MDDRYGRGAPEPLYAAIKKYVVDGIARGDLRPGDRVESEAELIKKFGVSRMTAHRALRELQNSGILTRLPGVGTFVADPSAKGHIIEIRNIADEIRSRGHQHGSYVVKNVAEKASKKTGSMLGVEPGTQLFHSVIVHSEAGIPIQLEERFVLAEIAPGYDKVDFTSITPNEFLTRAAPLERVDHVVRAVMPDRDVAALLDIETVEPCLLLIRQTWSRSRLVSYARLTHPGSRFEFEDSFTV, encoded by the coding sequence GTGGACGATCGATACGGGCGCGGGGCGCCCGAACCGCTATACGCTGCCATCAAGAAATATGTCGTCGACGGCATTGCCCGCGGCGATTTGAGGCCAGGCGACCGCGTCGAATCCGAAGCCGAGCTCATCAAAAAATTCGGCGTATCGCGGATGACTGCGCACCGTGCGCTTCGCGAACTGCAGAACAGCGGAATCCTGACCCGCCTGCCCGGCGTCGGCACCTTTGTCGCCGATCCGTCGGCCAAAGGCCACATTATCGAAATTCGCAACATCGCCGACGAGATCCGGTCGCGCGGCCACCAGCACGGAAGCTATGTAGTCAAGAATGTCGCCGAGAAGGCCAGCAAGAAGACTGGCTCGATGCTGGGAGTCGAACCCGGTACGCAACTGTTCCATTCGGTGATCGTCCATTCCGAAGCTGGAATTCCGATCCAGCTGGAAGAACGCTTCGTGCTGGCCGAGATAGCCCCTGGTTATGACAAGGTGGATTTCACGAGCATCACTCCCAATGAGTTCCTGACCCGCGCGGCCCCGCTGGAGCGCGTCGATCATGTCGTGCGTGCGGTCATGCCCGACCGCGACGTTGCCGCGTTGCTCGACATCGAGACCGTCGAACCCTGCCTGCTGCTGATCCGTCAGACCTGGTCGCGCTCGCGACTGGTTTCCTATGCGCGATTGACCCATCCGGGCAGCCGGTTCGAGTTCGAGGACAGTTTTACCGTCTAG
- a CDS encoding DoxX family protein has protein sequence MLILAKELARLAERPIVQDIVLLFARIGLGAIFWQSGRTKVDDGSLLSISDTTLFLFAEEYAGVPLPSEIAAHMATYAEHLLPLLLLIGLASRLAALGLIGMTLVIQLFVYPEAWWSPHMGWIALGLVILTQGPGRIALDRLIWDRMAR, from the coding sequence ATGCTGATACTTGCCAAAGAGCTGGCGCGCCTTGCCGAGCGACCGATTGTCCAGGACATCGTCCTGCTGTTCGCGCGCATCGGACTGGGTGCAATCTTCTGGCAATCGGGACGGACCAAGGTTGATGACGGCAGCTTGCTGTCGATCAGCGACACGACCCTCTTCCTGTTCGCCGAGGAATATGCCGGGGTTCCGCTGCCAAGCGAGATTGCCGCCCATATGGCGACCTATGCCGAACATCTGTTGCCGCTCCTGCTGCTGATTGGGCTTGCGTCGCGGCTAGCGGCCCTGGGGCTGATCGGGATGACGCTTGTCATCCAGCTGTTCGTTTATCCCGAAGCTTGGTGGTCTCCGCACATGGGCTGGATAGCGCTGGGCCTGGTGATCCTCACCCAGGGTCCCGGACGGATCGCGCTCGATCGGCTGATATGGGATAGAATGGCGCGATGA
- a CDS encoding NrsF family protein, with protein sequence MTIDALIDQLADDARPVRPQSVTVSRIGFGALSALTLMLVLGLLGVRADIASGAPSPVILLIAGLFAITAAAAGLAATRLARPEVGGRQGGAFWLVAAIALLPLISLVEYLLGNTAGTSTALVLRCLLWGVLASSLTLALLGWTLRSGATVLPSRASWLAGIAAGAVGATAITLECPNGEMLHLAIGHVGIVAVSAWISRLVLPPLIRW encoded by the coding sequence ATGACGATTGATGCCCTAATCGACCAGCTGGCCGACGATGCCCGGCCGGTGAGGCCGCAATCGGTAACGGTTAGCCGCATCGGGTTCGGCGCCTTGTCGGCACTTACCTTGATGCTGGTGCTTGGCCTGCTCGGGGTTCGCGCGGACATTGCGTCGGGCGCACCGTCGCCGGTCATCCTGCTGATCGCGGGGCTGTTCGCCATTACCGCCGCCGCAGCGGGCCTGGCCGCAACCCGACTCGCCCGGCCGGAAGTCGGCGGGCGCCAGGGCGGGGCGTTCTGGCTGGTCGCGGCGATTGCGCTCCTTCCCCTCATCAGTCTCGTCGAATATCTGCTCGGCAATACGGCGGGAACCTCGACCGCCCTTGTCCTGCGTTGCCTTTTGTGGGGCGTGCTGGCGAGTTCGCTCACGCTCGCGCTGCTCGGTTGGACCTTGCGATCCGGCGCGACAGTCCTGCCCAGCCGGGCAAGCTGGCTTGCGGGCATTGCCGCCGGGGCAGTGGGGGCAACGGCAATCACGCTGGAATGCCCGAACGGCGAGATGCTTCATCTTGCGATCGGCCATGTCGGAATCGTAGCCGTCAGCGCCTGGATCAGCCGGCTGGTCCTGCCGCCGCTTATCCGCTGGTAA
- a CDS encoding DUF2282 domain-containing protein, protein MNTATATLAAGALLALAAASPAMADHHKAGAKEKCYGVALAGKNDCAAGPGTSCAGTSKVDYQGNAWKYVAAGSCEKMGGSLTAKAGNSKPMPKKS, encoded by the coding sequence ATGAATACCGCAACCGCAACGCTTGCTGCAGGTGCGTTGCTCGCACTGGCGGCGGCAAGCCCGGCGATGGCCGACCATCACAAGGCCGGCGCCAAGGAAAAATGTTATGGCGTCGCGCTGGCCGGCAAGAATGATTGCGCCGCCGGTCCGGGGACGAGCTGTGCCGGCACCTCCAAGGTCGATTACCAGGGCAATGCCTGGAAATATGTCGCAGCTGGCAGCTGCGAGAAGATGGGCGGCTCGCTTACGGCAAAGGCCGGCAACAGCAAGCCGATGCCGAAGAAGAGCTGA
- a CDS encoding DUF692 domain-containing protein, with the protein MAGASRTLPPPPGAGIGLKSAHFADILDAAARGAGPSWVEVHPQNYMMDGGPMHHWLTAVHERLPLSFHSVGLSLGNPDGVDRDELERLARLADRYAPALISDHLSWSSLDGEQIPDLLPLPMTAASLAHFAVQVDQVQDRLGRPILIENPSRMIGFAHDSYDEPDFLVELAGRTGCGLLLDLNNVLVQRTNLGIDPIDYVDRISSHLVGEIHVAGHSVEDHGGERLAIDDHGSPVGKECWELLAHVTARWGPRPVLVEWDNDVPAFAELAAEAGRADLILGEALANAA; encoded by the coding sequence TTGGCCGGCGCTTCGCGAACCTTGCCCCCACCGCCTGGCGCGGGGATCGGTCTGAAGTCCGCGCACTTCGCCGACATCCTCGATGCCGCGGCGCGGGGCGCCGGCCCCTCCTGGGTGGAAGTCCATCCGCAAAATTACATGATGGATGGTGGGCCGATGCATCATTGGCTGACAGCGGTCCACGAGCGACTGCCGCTGAGCTTTCACTCGGTCGGCCTGTCGCTTGGCAATCCGGACGGAGTCGACCGGGACGAACTCGAACGGCTCGCCCGGTTGGCCGACCGCTATGCCCCAGCGCTGATCTCGGACCATCTGAGCTGGTCGAGCCTTGACGGCGAGCAAATTCCGGACCTGTTGCCCCTGCCAATGACCGCGGCCAGCCTCGCCCATTTCGCGGTCCAGGTCGATCAGGTGCAGGACCGGCTTGGCCGCCCGATCCTCATCGAAAATCCTTCGCGCATGATCGGCTTCGCGCACGACAGCTACGACGAACCCGATTTTCTTGTCGAGCTGGCGGGAAGGACCGGCTGCGGCTTGCTGCTGGACCTCAACAATGTGCTCGTCCAGCGAACCAACCTCGGCATCGACCCAATCGACTATGTCGACCGGATTTCCTCGCACCTCGTCGGCGAAATCCATGTCGCCGGCCATAGTGTGGAGGACCATGGCGGAGAGCGGCTGGCGATCGACGATCATGGATCGCCAGTGGGCAAGGAGTGTTGGGAATTGCTCGCGCATGTAACCGCGCGTTGGGGTCCGCGGCCGGTGCTGGTCGAATGGGACAATGACGTGCCCGCCTTCGCCGAATTGGCGGCGGAAGCTGGTCGCGCGGACCTCATCCTGGGCGAGGCTCTTGCCAATGCGGCCTGA
- a CDS encoding sigma-70 family RNA polymerase sigma factor, with protein MILADDDLRRLMRAGQRGDKACYAAALKASAHWLGCFFRKRIAPAMVDDLVQETLASLHVKRASYDSARPFYPWLAAIARYRWIDQLRRLERAPEALLDREPAVPSDEEPILSRLSIERLMMHLTQAQASAITLTRIEGLSIKEVASLTGQSESLVKVNVFRGLKKLAALVESE; from the coding sequence ATGATCCTTGCCGACGACGACTTGCGGCGCTTGATGCGGGCCGGCCAGCGGGGCGACAAGGCCTGCTATGCCGCCGCGCTCAAGGCGTCGGCGCACTGGCTCGGATGTTTTTTTCGAAAGCGGATCGCTCCAGCGATGGTCGACGACCTGGTCCAAGAAACGCTGGCCAGTCTGCACGTCAAGCGCGCCAGCTATGATTCTGCTCGCCCATTCTACCCCTGGCTGGCGGCCATCGCGCGGTACCGGTGGATCGATCAGCTGAGGCGGCTGGAGCGGGCACCCGAAGCGCTGCTCGATCGCGAACCCGCGGTCCCGTCTGACGAGGAGCCGATCCTGTCGCGGCTCAGTATCGAACGGTTGATGATGCACCTGACGCAGGCCCAGGCCAGTGCGATCACCCTGACCAGGATCGAAGGCCTCAGCATCAAGGAGGTGGCCAGTCTGACCGGGCAGTCGGAAAGCCTGGTCAAGGTCAATGTATTTCGCGGCCTCAAGAAGCTGGCCGCGCTAGTGGAGAGTGAGTGA
- the hutH gene encoding histidine ammonia-lyase, whose translation MISLNPESVDFATLRKLWQGGACSLDAASLERVATSSDAVGRIVAGGATVYGINTGFGLLANTRIPADRLSELQRNLILSHSCGLGDALPRRVVRLMIILKLLGLGRGYSGVRPVVIDALQDLLDRDAMPVIPAQGSVGASGDLAPLAHLIAAMMGEGRINIGGEVLPAREALARLGQSPLELGPKEGLALINGTQASTAIALDALFMAERVFSAALGAGALSVDALKGSIRPFDPRISAVRGQPGQIRVAAAIRKLLEGSAIVASHAGDCGKVQDPYSLRCQPQVMGASLDLLLHAAGTLTIEAGAVTDNPIVFADEDNAISGGNFHAQPVAFAADIIAMAMCEVGSLSERRTAVLIDPKMSGLPAFLTDDGGVNSGLMIPQVTQAALVAENRSLAFPASVDSVPTSAGQEDHVSMAPISARKAAQIVRNVAGIVGVELIAAAQGIDYHAPLATSPRLTALHEKIRTLSPHLVSDRYWADEMAALQSAVLEGTLDNGDEALLTVTSG comes from the coding sequence ATGATCTCGCTAAATCCTGAATCCGTCGACTTCGCCACGCTGCGCAAGCTCTGGCAGGGAGGAGCCTGTTCGCTTGACGCGGCCTCGTTGGAGCGAGTTGCGACCAGCTCCGATGCCGTCGGACGAATCGTCGCCGGCGGCGCCACCGTTTACGGCATCAACACCGGCTTCGGATTGCTGGCCAACACCCGAATCCCGGCCGACCGCCTATCGGAGCTGCAGCGAAATCTTATCCTGTCGCACAGCTGCGGCTTGGGCGATGCCCTGCCCCGCCGGGTCGTGCGCCTGATGATCATCCTCAAGCTTCTCGGCCTCGGCCGCGGCTATTCGGGCGTGCGGCCAGTCGTCATTGACGCGCTCCAGGACCTGCTCGATCGGGACGCCATGCCGGTGATCCCGGCACAGGGCAGCGTCGGCGCATCGGGCGATCTCGCCCCGCTTGCCCACCTAATCGCCGCGATGATGGGCGAAGGGCGGATCAATATCGGCGGCGAGGTCCTGCCAGCAAGGGAAGCGCTTGCGCGACTTGGCCAGAGCCCGCTTGAGCTTGGTCCCAAGGAGGGATTGGCGCTGATCAACGGGACGCAAGCCTCGACGGCAATCGCGCTCGACGCGCTATTCATGGCCGAACGGGTGTTCAGCGCCGCCTTGGGTGCCGGGGCATTGTCGGTCGATGCCCTGAAGGGCTCGATCCGTCCGTTCGACCCACGGATCAGCGCAGTCCGCGGACAGCCTGGCCAGATCCGCGTTGCCGCGGCCATTCGAAAGTTGCTCGAGGGAAGCGCGATCGTCGCAAGCCACGCGGGCGATTGTGGCAAGGTCCAGGATCCCTATAGCCTGCGCTGCCAGCCTCAGGTGATGGGGGCCAGTCTCGACCTGCTGCTTCATGCCGCTGGCACCCTGACCATCGAGGCCGGCGCGGTGACCGACAATCCGATCGTGTTCGCGGATGAGGACAATGCCATTAGCGGCGGCAATTTCCACGCCCAGCCGGTAGCCTTCGCCGCCGATATCATCGCGATGGCGATGTGCGAGGTCGGATCGCTGTCGGAACGGCGAACGGCGGTGCTGATCGATCCGAAGATGAGCGGGCTGCCCGCATTTCTGACCGACGACGGCGGCGTCAATTCAGGCCTGATGATCCCGCAGGTGACCCAAGCCGCGCTGGTCGCCGAAAACCGCAGCCTAGCCTTTCCCGCCAGCGTCGACAGCGTTCCGACTTCGGCGGGGCAAGAAGACCATGTGTCGATGGCCCCCATCTCCGCGCGCAAGGCCGCCCAAATCGTCCGCAACGTCGCCGGCATTGTCGGGGTGGAGTTGATCGCCGCCGCGCAGGGCATCGATTATCACGCACCGCTTGCGACCAGCCCCAGGCTAACGGCCCTTCATGAGAAAATCCGGACCTTAAGCCCCCATCTGGTTTCCGATCGCTATTGGGCGGATGAGATGGCGGCGCTGCAGTCGGCCGTACTGGAAGGGACGCTGGACAATGGCGATGAGGCGCTGCTGACCGTTACCAGCGGATAA
- the trpA gene encoding tryptophan synthase subunit alpha, with product MTRYEAMFANCRTRGEGVLGGFLMLGDPGRDSCLAYLDALVAGGCDMVEVGIPFSDPVADGPVIQAAAERALKAGIRTADCLAIIAEFRARHPAVAVGVLTYANIVAARGTSPFCDQLAQAGVDSLLVADVPSIEAGPYQIAAKAAGVDLVMIAATNTPEATLRRIASIGSGYTYCVARAGVTGASHRLSLADHGELFATLARCHAAPPILGFGIATPDHVAEALTSGAAGVISGSAIVDMIGRRAAPGDVQRFVAALKGATRPAKKITARL from the coding sequence ATGACCCGCTATGAAGCAATGTTCGCGAACTGCCGGACGCGCGGCGAGGGCGTTTTGGGCGGCTTCCTGATGCTTGGCGATCCCGGTCGGGATAGCTGCCTTGCCTATCTCGATGCGCTGGTTGCCGGCGGTTGCGACATGGTCGAAGTCGGCATCCCATTCAGCGACCCGGTCGCCGACGGACCGGTCATCCAGGCCGCGGCGGAGCGGGCGCTCAAGGCCGGCATCAGAACTGCCGATTGCCTGGCAATCATCGCCGAGTTCCGGGCGCGCCATCCGGCCGTCGCAGTCGGCGTGCTGACCTACGCGAACATCGTCGCCGCGCGCGGCACTTCACCCTTTTGCGACCAGCTGGCGCAGGCAGGCGTCGACAGCCTGTTGGTCGCCGATGTGCCGTCGATCGAGGCGGGCCCCTATCAGATCGCGGCCAAGGCCGCCGGCGTCGACCTCGTCATGATCGCCGCGACCAACACGCCCGAGGCGACCTTGCGCAGGATTGCGTCAATCGGATCGGGCTACACTTATTGCGTGGCCCGGGCGGGCGTTACCGGCGCGAGCCATCGGCTGAGCCTGGCCGATCATGGCGAGCTGTTCGCAACGCTGGCCCGCTGCCATGCCGCGCCGCCGATCCTCGGCTTCGGCATCGCGACGCCGGATCATGTCGCCGAGGCCCTGACCTCCGGAGCTGCCGGGGTCATCAGCGGCTCGGCGATTGTCGACATGATCGGCAGGCGCGCCGCTCCCGGCGACGTCCAGCGCTTCGTTGCCGCGCTAAAGGGCGCAACGCGGCCGGCCAAAAAAATAACCGCGAGACTGTAA